A region from the Candidatus Methylomirabilota bacterium genome encodes:
- the pyrH gene encoding UMP kinase: MAEDQPRYKRILLKLSGEALAGEQGYGIDPPVLERIVDEVRGIRDLGVEIAIVIGGGNIFRGLQASASGMDRASADYMGMLATVLNGLALQNTLEKARLMTRLQSAINMPAVAEPYIRRRAIRHLEKGRIVIFAAGTGNPFFTTDTAAALRAVEIGAEVILKATKVDGIYSSDPLLDPHAELLPRVTYIEVLNRGLRVMDTTAISLCMDHKLPIGVFNLNTSGNLRRIVMGEPGIGSFVGASEAPPAR; this comes from the coding sequence GTGGCGGAAGACCAGCCCCGGTACAAGCGGATCCTGCTGAAGCTGTCAGGGGAGGCGCTCGCCGGCGAGCAGGGCTATGGCATCGACCCGCCGGTCCTCGAGCGCATCGTCGACGAAGTCCGGGGCATCCGCGACCTCGGCGTCGAGATCGCGATCGTGATCGGCGGCGGCAACATCTTCCGCGGGCTGCAAGCCTCGGCCTCGGGGATGGACCGGGCCTCGGCCGACTACATGGGGATGCTGGCCACGGTCCTCAACGGCCTCGCGCTCCAGAACACGCTCGAGAAGGCGAGGCTCATGACGCGGCTCCAGTCGGCGATCAACATGCCGGCAGTGGCCGAGCCCTACATCCGACGGCGGGCCATCCGGCACCTCGAAAAGGGCCGGATCGTCATCTTCGCCGCCGGCACCGGGAACCCGTTTTTCACGACCGACACCGCGGCCGCGCTGCGCGCCGTCGAGATCGGGGCCGAGGTCATCCTCAAGGCCACCAAAGTCGACGGCATCTACTCCTCCGATCCTCTCCTCGACCCCCACGCTGAGCTCCTGCCCCGCGTCACCTACATCGAGGTGCTCAACCGGGGGCTGCGCGTCATGGACACGACCGCCATCTCGCTGTGCATGGACCACAAGCTGCCCATCGGCGTCTTCAACCTGAACACTTCGGGTAACCTCCGCCGCATCGTGATGGGGGAGCCCGGCATCGGGTCGTTCGTCGGCGCCAGCGAGGCGCCGCCAGCGAGGTGA
- the frr gene encoding ribosome recycling factor gives MTSTQAVHKDAEGRMQGALDTLTREFAGVRTGRATIALLEGIRVDYYNAPTPVNQVASISVPDSRTLLIQPWDASVLSKIEKAIQKSDLGLTPANDGKLIRLSIPPLNEERRKQLAKAVGKLAEEARVAVRNIRREAKDKLRGLAKDKKISEDDEKRSETELQKLTDRFIQRVDELLKKKEQEILEF, from the coding sequence ATGACCTCCACCCAAGCGGTCCACAAGGACGCCGAGGGGCGGATGCAGGGCGCGCTCGACACGCTGACCCGGGAGTTCGCGGGAGTGCGAACCGGGCGGGCGACCATCGCGCTCCTGGAGGGAATCCGGGTCGACTACTACAACGCGCCCACCCCCGTGAACCAGGTCGCCAGCATCTCGGTGCCCGATTCGCGGACGCTGCTCATCCAGCCGTGGGACGCGAGCGTGTTGTCCAAAATCGAGAAGGCGATCCAGAAATCCGACCTCGGGCTGACGCCGGCTAACGACGGAAAGCTCATCCGCCTCTCCATCCCGCCGCTCAACGAGGAGCGGCGGAAGCAGCTCGCCAAGGCCGTGGGCAAGCTCGCCGAGGAGGCCCGGGTGGCGGTGCGGAACATCCGCCGCGAGGCGAAGGACAAGCTCCGCGGGTTGGCCAAGGACAAGAAGATCTCCGAGGACGACGAGAAGCGAAGCGAGACCGAGCTGCAGAAGCTGACCGACCGGTTCATCCAGCGCGTGGACGAGCTCCTGAAGAAGAAGGAGCAGGAGATTCTCGAGTTTTGA
- the rpsB gene encoding 30S ribosomal protein S2, whose translation MSQITMKELLEAGVHFGHQTKRWNPKMAKYIFGERNGIYIIDLQKTLKKFRDAYLFTRNLAAEGGTLLFVGTKKQAQETIADEATRAGMFFVNQRWLGGTLTNFATIRKSINHLKRLDEMRDTGELERLTKKEALGLDRERAKLEKALAGIKQMDRLPSAVYVIDPRKEKIAIAEAQKLAIPIIAIVDTNCDPTGIDYPIPGNDDAIRAIRLITSRIADAVVEGRGVVSKVGAEEPVVPVAAPAEPEASAPTGDVAEKAESLPITS comes from the coding sequence ATGTCTCAGATCACGATGAAGGAACTGCTGGAGGCCGGGGTCCACTTCGGCCACCAGACCAAGCGCTGGAACCCGAAGATGGCGAAGTACATCTTCGGCGAGCGCAACGGCATCTACATCATCGACCTGCAGAAGACGCTCAAGAAGTTCCGGGACGCGTACCTGTTCACCCGGAACCTGGCCGCCGAGGGCGGCACCCTTCTCTTCGTCGGTACCAAGAAGCAGGCCCAGGAGACGATCGCCGACGAAGCCACCCGGGCCGGGATGTTCTTCGTCAACCAGCGGTGGCTCGGCGGCACCCTGACCAACTTCGCCACGATCCGCAAGTCGATCAACCACCTGAAGCGGCTCGACGAGATGCGGGACACCGGCGAGCTCGAGCGTCTGACCAAGAAGGAAGCGCTCGGTCTCGATCGCGAGCGGGCCAAGCTCGAGAAGGCGCTGGCCGGCATCAAGCAGATGGATCGCCTGCCCTCGGCAGTCTACGTCATCGATCCCCGCAAGGAGAAGATCGCCATCGCCGAGGCCCAGAAGCTCGCCATCCCGATCATCGCCATCGTGGACACCAACTGCGACCCCACCGGGATCGACTACCCCATTCCTGGGAACGACGACGCGATCCGCGCGATCCGGCTGATTACGTCTCGAATCGCCGACGCCGTGGTCGAAGGACGAGGCGTCGTGAGCAAGGTGGGCGCAGAGGAGCCGGTCGTGCCGGTGGCCGCACCGGCCGAGCCGGAGGCGTCCGCCCCGACCGGCGACGTGGCGGAGAAGGCGGAGAGCCTGCCGATCACCTCCTAG
- the rpsI gene encoding 30S ribosomal protein S9: MAETQQFYGTGRRKTSVARVFLRHGQGQITVNRRPFVDYFPRESLRLLVAQPLELTGTAAQLDVLANVRGGGLSGQAGAVRHGIARALLEFSDKLRPQLKRAGFLTRDPRMKERKKYGQPGARKRFQFSKR; encoded by the coding sequence ATGGCCGAGACCCAGCAGTTCTACGGCACCGGCCGGCGGAAGACCTCGGTCGCCCGCGTCTTCCTCCGCCACGGTCAGGGGCAGATCACCGTCAACCGGCGGCCGTTCGTGGACTACTTCCCGCGGGAGAGCCTGCGGCTCCTGGTCGCTCAGCCCCTCGAGTTGACGGGCACCGCCGCCCAGCTCGACGTCCTGGCCAACGTGAGGGGTGGGGGACTCTCCGGCCAGGCCGGCGCGGTGCGCCACGGGATCGCCCGAGCCCTCCTCGAGTTCAGCGACAAGCTCAGGCCCCAGCTCAAGCGGGCAGGGTTCCTGACCCGTGACCCCCGGATGAAGGAACGGAAGAAGTACGGGCAGCCGGGTGCGCGCAAGCGCTTCCAGTTCTCGAAGCGGTAG
- the argJ gene encoding bifunctional glutamate N-acetyltransferase/amino-acid acetyltransferase ArgJ, translating to MAEIEWIEGGITAVPGIFGAGLHCGIKPGSARDLALVYSSAPATAAGVFTTNRIQSAPVKISRERVQAGVAQAIVASSGCSNVCTGEQGLRDAREMTEVVARELRIPETRVLVASTGIIGRYLPMDRIRPALPKLVKALSPQGSRHAAEGIMTTDTHPKEAALRVEIGGRPITIGAIAKGTGMIHPMMATMFCFVATDLAVSRDALQAAIRRAANGSFNRISVDGDMSTSDTVVILANGLAENRPLARGDRRLRVFQHALDGLTQRLAVMQVRDGEGATLVIDVQVRGAKTRRDAEAAARAIANSPLFKTSMAGRDPNWGRVMAALGASGIPVQEERVGIWYGDEQVAAGGKPRENVRWERVKAELAKPEVTLIVDLGLGGGHDHVWTCDLTEDYVKINTGTS from the coding sequence ATGGCCGAGATCGAGTGGATCGAGGGCGGGATCACGGCCGTCCCCGGGATCTTCGGCGCCGGCCTCCACTGCGGGATCAAGCCCGGCTCGGCCCGCGACCTGGCCCTCGTCTACTCGTCGGCGCCGGCCACGGCGGCCGGGGTCTTCACGACCAACCGGATCCAGAGCGCGCCGGTCAAGATCTCGCGGGAGCGCGTGCAGGCCGGGGTCGCCCAGGCGATCGTGGCCTCCAGCGGGTGCTCGAACGTGTGTACCGGCGAGCAGGGGCTCCGGGACGCTCGCGAGATGACGGAGGTCGTCGCCCGTGAGCTCCGTATCCCGGAAACCCGGGTGCTGGTGGCCTCGACCGGCATCATCGGACGGTACCTGCCGATGGACCGCATCCGGCCGGCCCTGCCCAAGCTCGTCAAGGCCCTGTCGCCCCAGGGCAGCCGGCACGCGGCCGAGGGGATCATGACGACCGATACCCACCCGAAGGAGGCCGCGCTGCGCGTGGAGATCGGCGGGCGCCCGATCACCATCGGGGCGATCGCGAAGGGAACGGGCATGATCCACCCGATGATGGCCACCATGTTCTGCTTCGTGGCCACCGACCTGGCGGTATCGCGGGACGCGCTCCAGGCGGCCATCCGGCGCGCCGCGAACGGCTCGTTCAATCGCATCAGCGTCGACGGCGACATGAGCACCAGTGACACGGTGGTGATCCTGGCCAACGGGCTGGCCGAGAATCGCCCGCTGGCCCGCGGCGACCGGCGACTCCGGGTATTCCAGCACGCGCTGGACGGGCTGACCCAGCGGCTGGCGGTCATGCAGGTCCGGGACGGCGAGGGCGCCACGCTCGTGATCGACGTGCAGGTACGCGGGGCCAAGACCCGGCGAGACGCCGAGGCCGCCGCCCGGGCCATCGCCAACTCGCCCCTCTTCAAGACGTCCATGGCCGGCCGTGACCCGAACTGGGGGCGCGTGATGGCCGCGCTGGGAGCCTCCGGGATCCCGGTCCAGGAGGAGCGGGTCGGCATCTGGTATGGTGACGAGCAGGTCGCGGCCGGCGGCAAGCCCAGGGAGAACGTCCGCTGGGAGCGGGTCAAGGCGGAGCTGGCCAAGCCCGAGGTCACGCTCATCGTGGATCTCGGGCTCGGCGGAGGCCACGACCACGTCTGGACCTGCGATCTGACGGAGGACTACGTTAAGATAAACACTGGCACGAGCTAG
- the tsf gene encoding translation elongation factor Ts, which produces MATTAERVRELRDKTGAGVMDCKEALAASQDDLEKAVDYLRKKGLASAAKRAHREARDGVVGAYIHHGGKLGVLVEVNCETDFVARTEQFQDLVKVLAMQVAAANPTYVSREEVPPAVIEREKEIYRQQVADQKKPPQVLEKIIEGKLAKFYEETCLLDQAYVRDPSGKTRVKDVVGELSAKTSEKIAVRRFARFQVGE; this is translated from the coding sequence ATGGCCACGACGGCGGAGCGAGTACGCGAGCTTCGGGACAAGACCGGAGCCGGCGTAATGGACTGCAAGGAGGCGCTGGCCGCCTCGCAGGACGACCTCGAGAAGGCGGTCGACTACCTGCGCAAGAAGGGGCTGGCCTCGGCGGCCAAGCGCGCGCATCGCGAGGCGCGCGACGGCGTGGTGGGGGCGTACATCCATCACGGCGGCAAGCTCGGGGTGCTCGTCGAGGTGAACTGCGAGACGGACTTCGTGGCCCGTACCGAGCAGTTCCAGGACCTCGTCAAGGTCCTGGCCATGCAGGTGGCAGCCGCCAACCCGACCTACGTGTCGCGGGAGGAGGTGCCGCCGGCGGTGATCGAGCGCGAGAAGGAGATCTACCGCCAGCAGGTGGCCGACCAGAAGAAGCCGCCCCAGGTACTGGAGAAGATCATCGAGGGGAAGCTCGCGAAGTTTTACGAGGAGACCTGCCTCCTCGACCAGGCCTACGTCAGGGATCCGAGTGGCAAGACGCGCGTGAAGGACGTCGTCGGCGAGCTCAGCGCCAAGACGAGCGAGAAGATCGCCGTCCGGCGATTCGCCCGGTTCCAGGTCGGCGAGTAA
- the argC gene encoding N-acetyl-gamma-glutamyl-phosphate reductase, which produces MEPKLKVAVAGATGYMGAELLRLLAVHPKVQLITVMASERSAGLPLGRLIPSLRGQFPLTVEALDAERLAAQADCVMLALPYGETHRVVSVLRRRGRRVVDLSSDYRLRNAAEFEAWYKTPHTDPEGLAEAVYGLPELYRKEIAATRLVANPGCYPVGALLAIVPLLKAGLGRVDGIVIDSKSGVTGAGSMSQKPDPMYLYAEANENLQAYGVARHRHTPEIEQALSGMVGAPVQVTFTPHLVPMNRGLFTTAYVLLARSASTGECLAAFREAYAGEPFVRVLDEGEFPKTRAVLGSNYCDVTAVVDARTGRAICLSALDNLGKGGAAQAIQNLNIMHGWDERTGLDAPPVYP; this is translated from the coding sequence ATGGAGCCGAAGCTGAAGGTTGCCGTGGCGGGGGCCACGGGGTACATGGGAGCGGAGCTGCTCCGCCTGCTGGCCGTCCATCCGAAGGTGCAGCTCATCACGGTGATGGCGTCGGAGCGCTCGGCCGGCCTCCCGCTGGGCCGGCTGATTCCCAGCCTCAGGGGCCAGTTTCCCCTGACCGTCGAGGCGCTCGACGCCGAGCGGCTCGCCGCTCAGGCTGACTGCGTGATGCTCGCCCTGCCCTACGGCGAGACGCACCGTGTGGTGTCGGTCCTCCGCCGTCGGGGACGGCGGGTCGTCGATCTCTCCTCGGATTACCGTCTGCGGAATGCGGCCGAGTTCGAGGCCTGGTACAAGACGCCGCACACCGATCCCGAAGGTCTCGCCGAAGCGGTGTACGGCCTCCCGGAGCTCTATCGCAAGGAGATCGCGGCGACCCGGTTGGTGGCGAACCCCGGCTGCTATCCGGTGGGGGCGCTGCTGGCCATCGTCCCGCTCCTCAAGGCGGGCCTCGGGCGGGTCGATGGCATCGTCATCGACTCGAAATCCGGCGTCACCGGGGCCGGGTCCATGAGCCAGAAGCCGGACCCGATGTACCTCTACGCCGAGGCGAATGAGAACCTCCAGGCCTACGGGGTGGCCCGGCACCGGCACACCCCGGAGATCGAGCAGGCCCTGTCGGGAATGGTCGGCGCTCCGGTCCAGGTCACCTTCACGCCCCACCTGGTGCCGATGAATCGGGGCCTCTTCACGACCGCCTACGTCCTGCTGGCGCGAAGCGCCTCCACCGGGGAGTGCCTGGCCGCCTTCCGGGAGGCCTACGCGGGCGAGCCCTTCGTGCGCGTCCTCGACGAGGGCGAGTTCCCCAAGACGCGGGCCGTCCTCGGGTCGAACTATTGCGACGTGACGGCGGTGGTGGATGCCCGCACCGGCCGGGCGATCTGCTTGAGCGCGCTCGACAACCTCGGAAAGGGGGGCGCCGCTCAGGCCATCCAGAACCTGAACATCATGCACGGGTGGGACGAGCGGACGGGCCTCGACGCTCCCCCCGTCTACCCATGA
- the rplM gene encoding 50S ribosomal protein L13 — MPTFMPKKERITRKWYLVDAEGKVLGRLAARVATLLIGKHKPIYAPHLDVGDHVVVINAEKVHLTGQKLTDKLYRWHSGYIGGLREVRAETMLRTHPERMIEWAVTGMLPKTKLGRAMAKKLKVYRGADHPHAAQHPEPLDLGRTDARSKES, encoded by the coding sequence ATGCCTACGTTCATGCCGAAGAAGGAGCGCATCACCCGGAAGTGGTACCTCGTCGACGCCGAGGGCAAGGTCCTCGGCCGACTCGCGGCCCGGGTCGCGACGCTCCTCATCGGCAAGCACAAGCCGATCTACGCGCCGCACCTCGACGTGGGGGATCACGTCGTCGTGATCAATGCGGAGAAGGTCCACCTCACGGGCCAGAAGCTCACCGACAAGCTGTACCGCTGGCACTCCGGGTACATCGGAGGCCTGCGCGAGGTACGGGCCGAGACGATGCTGAGAACGCATCCGGAGCGGATGATCGAGTGGGCGGTGACGGGGATGCTACCCAAGACGAAGCTCGGGCGGGCCATGGCCAAGAAGCTCAAGGTTTACCGGGGCGCCGACCATCCGCACGCCGCCCAGCATCCCGAGCCCCTCGACCTCGGGCGAACGGACGCCCGGTCCAAGGAGTCGTGA
- a CDS encoding isoprenyl transferase yields the protein MTAPPSGGERGPGTEPLLARSLEADDALLEAVRAQPLPRHVAIIMDGNGRWAAARNLPRVAGHREGVKAARAAVRAAGRLGIEYLTLYAFSSENWARPAAEVDFLMRLLESSVDEELPELVRNNVRLRILGETTGLSEGVRASIDRAMRATEANTRLTLLIALNYGGRRELTRAIRALAGRVARGELAPEAIDEADIAGSLDTAGIPDPDLLIRTSGEFRLSNFLLWQVAYTELLVVPTLWPDFSPRDLSLAVADYQRRSRRFGGL from the coding sequence TTGACGGCCCCGCCCTCCGGAGGAGAGCGCGGTCCGGGCACCGAGCCGCTGCTGGCGCGAAGCCTCGAAGCCGACGATGCGCTCCTGGAAGCTGTCCGGGCCCAGCCGCTGCCCCGCCACGTGGCCATCATCATGGACGGCAACGGCCGGTGGGCGGCCGCCCGCAACCTCCCGCGCGTCGCCGGCCACCGCGAGGGTGTCAAGGCGGCGCGGGCGGCGGTGCGGGCCGCCGGCCGGCTCGGCATCGAGTACCTGACGCTGTACGCCTTCTCCTCCGAGAACTGGGCCCGGCCGGCCGCCGAGGTGGACTTCCTGATGCGGCTCCTGGAGAGCTCGGTGGACGAGGAGCTGCCCGAGCTCGTGCGGAACAACGTGCGCCTGCGCATCCTCGGTGAGACCACCGGCCTCTCCGAGGGCGTTCGCGCGAGCATCGACCGGGCCATGCGGGCGACCGAAGCCAACACGCGCCTGACTCTGCTGATCGCGCTGAACTACGGGGGACGCCGCGAGCTCACGCGGGCCATTCGCGCCCTCGCCGGTCGGGTGGCGCGCGGGGAGCTCGCGCCGGAAGCCATCGACGAGGCCGACATCGCGGGGTCGCTCGACACCGCCGGGATTCCCGACCCCGATCTGCTCATCCGCACCAGCGGCGAGTTCCGGCTCTCGAACTTCTTGTTGTGGCAAGTCGCCTACACCGAGCTCCTGGTCGTGCCGACGCTGTGGCCCGACTTCTCCCCCCGCGACCTCTCTCTCGCCGTGGCCGACTACCAGCGACGGAGCCGCCGCTTCGGCGGTCTCTGA